The following proteins are co-located in the Chryseobacterium scophthalmum genome:
- a CDS encoding polysaccharide biosynthesis/export family protein yields the protein MILKKYFIYGILSLTIFSCAPRQEINYMQDIENLALDNSIKNSRSTLQPGDQLIITITAKDMDVVKPFNQSYSSSSTITQYSVPSSNNLPQQIPVSGSTYIVDTDGNIMFPQIGSVSTKNENLETMRSKLTGLISEYVKNPVVDIKLTNFKVSVLGEVTRPGQYIIPDGSTTLLGALGLAGDLTPFGIRTNVLIVRNVDGQITKERVDLTSAQFINSPYYYLKQNDMVYVQPNANREKAARVDPNTGLYISVASVIASLVIGVLALTKN from the coding sequence ATGATCCTAAAAAAATATTTTATTTACGGCATTCTTAGCTTAACGATATTTTCTTGTGCACCAAGACAGGAAATTAATTACATGCAGGATATTGAGAATTTAGCATTAGATAATTCCATTAAAAACAGCAGAAGTACTTTGCAACCAGGTGACCAATTAATTATCACTATAACGGCTAAAGATATGGATGTAGTAAAACCATTTAACCAAAGTTATTCTTCAAGTTCTACTATAACGCAATATTCAGTTCCAAGTTCAAATAATCTTCCTCAGCAAATTCCTGTTTCAGGATCTACTTATATTGTAGATACAGACGGAAATATTATGTTTCCACAAATTGGTAGCGTAAGTACAAAGAATGAAAATTTGGAAACAATGAGAAGTAAGTTGACAGGTCTTATTTCAGAATATGTTAAAAATCCTGTGGTTGATATTAAATTGACGAACTTTAAAGTTTCTGTTTTAGGTGAAGTTACGAGACCTGGACAGTATATTATTCCTGATGGAAGTACAACTTTATTGGGGGCTCTAGGTTTGGCGGGTGATTTAACTCCTTTTGGAATTCGAACAAATGTTTTGATTGTTAGAAATGTTGATGGTCAAATTACTAAAGAAAGAGTAGATTTGACAAGTGCGCAATTTATCAATTCTCCGTATTATTATTTAAAACAAAATGATATGGTCTATGTGCAGCCAAATGCTAACCGAGAAAAAGCTGCAAGGGTAGATCCAAACACAGGATTGTATATTTCCGTTGCATCAGTTATTGCTTCTTTGGTTATTGGAGTTTTAGCACTTACAAAAAATTAA
- a CDS encoding polysaccharide biosynthesis protein produces MKKLNDAFTALYNGDNIVKLTELRYIPRWIVIIIDFFIVLLSIILSYFFLEKLKVTVNFPNYLFQQKLLLISINVLFMFIFKTYAGIIRHSTFFDFFKIVLSSGSTLIIMLIINVGSEVFLEKSLYLYPVLFLYFFMSVSIMFFFRMATKQFFNILIDYKGSSSKTRVAVVGIGDASVSLARAILHNPNYPYRLEGFITKRSDSNKAILLGHKIYNIDYFFKNKNLVSQFDALLIIKEIMSKHEIEEWMTLALDHELKVLKAPTLSKMRDSDLVGGIRQLQIEDLLNRRPIKIENEEVKKRHFEKNVLVTGGAGSIGSEIVRQVAQFNPSVIVVLDQAESPLYELELELLEKFPEQKFKFVLADISNSYRLEKVFELYQFSMVYHAAAYKHVPLIEENPHEAIFVNVLGTKNVALLSKKYKVNRFVMVSTDKAVNPTNVMGASKRTAELFVQSLQNSEDNTTKFITTRFGNVLGSNGSVIPHFRKQIEKGGPVTITHPDIIRYFMTIPEACELVLQAGTMGAGGEIYVFDMGEPVKILDLAKRMIKLSGFTPDVDIKIKFIGLRPGEKLYEELLSDNATTIPTHHEKIMISKDPLIGFNEIEILCKQIIKSAVKRDKLQVVKLLKDIVPEFISNNSEFEVLDKKNLTDVSD; encoded by the coding sequence ATGAAAAAGCTTAATGATGCTTTTACTGCCTTGTATAATGGGGATAATATTGTGAAACTCACAGAGCTGAGATATATACCACGGTGGATAGTTATTATTATAGACTTTTTTATAGTCTTGTTATCCATAATTCTTTCTTATTTTTTCTTAGAAAAACTTAAGGTTACTGTCAATTTTCCTAATTATTTATTTCAACAGAAATTATTACTTATTAGTATTAATGTCTTATTTATGTTCATATTTAAAACGTATGCGGGAATCATAAGACATTCTACATTTTTTGATTTTTTTAAAATTGTTTTATCTTCAGGAAGTACGCTAATTATTATGTTGATAATTAATGTTGGAAGTGAGGTTTTTTTAGAAAAATCATTGTATCTGTATCCTGTATTATTTCTTTATTTTTTTATGTCAGTTTCCATTATGTTTTTCTTCAGAATGGCAACCAAACAGTTTTTTAATATTCTTATTGATTATAAAGGGTCATCATCAAAAACTAGAGTTGCAGTCGTTGGCATAGGTGATGCATCGGTTTCTTTAGCTAGAGCTATACTTCATAATCCTAATTATCCTTATCGTTTAGAAGGTTTTATTACGAAGAGATCAGATTCAAATAAGGCAATTCTTTTAGGTCATAAAATCTATAATATCGATTATTTTTTTAAGAATAAAAATTTAGTCAGTCAGTTTGATGCTCTCTTGATTATCAAAGAAATCATGTCAAAACATGAGATCGAAGAATGGATGACATTGGCATTAGATCATGAACTTAAAGTTTTGAAAGCACCTACATTGAGCAAAATGCGTGATTCTGATTTGGTTGGAGGGATTCGGCAGCTTCAAATTGAGGATTTGTTAAACCGTAGGCCTATTAAAATTGAAAATGAAGAAGTTAAAAAAAGACATTTTGAAAAAAATGTTTTGGTAACAGGGGGAGCCGGTTCTATTGGTAGTGAAATAGTAAGACAGGTTGCTCAATTTAATCCTTCAGTAATCGTTGTATTAGATCAGGCAGAATCTCCTTTGTATGAATTAGAACTCGAATTGCTTGAAAAGTTTCCCGAGCAGAAATTTAAATTTGTCTTGGCAGATATTTCCAATTCATATAGACTTGAAAAAGTTTTCGAGCTTTATCAATTTTCAATGGTTTATCATGCTGCTGCTTATAAGCATGTTCCTTTAATAGAAGAAAATCCGCACGAAGCTATTTTTGTAAATGTATTAGGTACAAAGAACGTGGCTTTGCTTTCAAAAAAATATAAAGTAAACCGTTTTGTAATGGTTTCTACAGATAAAGCGGTGAATCCTACGAATGTAATGGGAGCTTCGAAGAGAACGGCCGAGCTTTTTGTGCAGTCTTTACAGAATTCAGAGGATAATACAACAAAATTCATTACAACTCGTTTTGGAAATGTATTGGGTTCTAATGGTTCTGTAATTCCGCATTTTAGAAAACAAATTGAAAAGGGCGGTCCGGTTACAATCACCCATCCTGATATTATCAGATATTTCATGACAATTCCTGAGGCGTGTGAATTGGTACTTCAGGCAGGAACAATGGGAGCGGGTGGTGAAATCTATGTTTTTGATATGGGTGAACCAGTGAAAATTTTAGATTTAGCGAAAAGAATGATTAAATTATCTGGCTTTACACCAGATGTAGACATTAAGATTAAGTTTATAGGTTTACGACCTGGTGAAAAACTATATGAAGAATTGTTGAGCGATAATGCAACAACCATTCCTACTCACCATGAAAAAATTATGATTTCTAAAGATCCTTTAATTGGTTTTAATGAAATTGAAATTTTGTGTAAGCAGATTATCAAATCAGCAGTGAAAAGAGATAAGTTGCAGGTGGTAAAGCTTTTGAAAGATATTGTACCAGAATTTATCAGTAATAATTCGGAATTTGAAGTTCTGGATAAGAAAAACCTGACAGATGTGTCAGATTAA